One Halorientalis litorea DNA segment encodes these proteins:
- a CDS encoding DUF7124 domain-containing protein produces the protein MNGGGSSDMTLAFELAALKRLAHPDSVVSDARQWSEYVGVVSEKPTYVVTNFTRKHRIRQDFFSGPRGREESLGNVKGQFETDRHVFVGTDDEEDAALAEAVGWEYLPIEDAAEAAGWELGEPESPDDDEEETRDDWP, from the coding sequence ATGAACGGCGGCGGGAGCAGCGACATGACCCTTGCCTTCGAGTTGGCCGCGCTCAAGCGGCTCGCACACCCTGACTCGGTCGTCTCCGACGCGCGTCAGTGGAGCGAGTACGTCGGCGTCGTCTCGGAGAAGCCGACTTACGTGGTGACCAACTTCACGCGCAAACACCGCATCAGACAGGACTTCTTCTCCGGGCCACGGGGCCGCGAGGAGAGCCTCGGGAACGTCAAAGGGCAGTTCGAGACGGACCGGCACGTCTTCGTCGGGACCGACGACGAGGAAGACGCGGCACTGGCCGAGGCAGTCGGCTGGGAGTACCTCCCCATCGAGGACGCCGCCGAAGCGGCCGGGTGGGAACTGGGCGAACCCGAGTCCCCGGACGACGACGAGGAAGAGACACGCGACGACTGGCCCTGA
- a CDS encoding DUF5815 family protein: MAEPRVPGGGGTGIDLPCGETVSVHDLDMGLREFDCRCGEAHAVVMDIHPLGRFVPESMADVLRATIEPADDFEEFTTAHLLGMVLEEFPDAVVAEDVSEDGDVGYTLVWVAEFDARRLHEVVVELLVELMEHAMSHAEDDEAMAEFESQMLDFDVAEFVETYRAQRDFESEHDSAV, translated from the coding sequence ATGGCAGAACCGCGCGTGCCGGGCGGGGGCGGAACGGGTATCGACTTGCCTTGCGGCGAGACCGTCTCGGTCCACGACCTCGACATGGGACTCCGGGAGTTCGACTGCCGGTGTGGGGAGGCCCACGCCGTCGTGATGGACATCCATCCGCTCGGACGGTTCGTCCCGGAGTCGATGGCCGACGTGCTCCGTGCGACCATCGAACCGGCCGACGACTTCGAGGAGTTCACGACCGCACACTTGCTGGGGATGGTGTTGGAGGAATTCCCCGACGCAGTCGTCGCTGAAGACGTGTCCGAGGACGGCGACGTGGGGTACACGCTCGTCTGGGTCGCGGAGTTCGACGCCCGACGACTCCACGAAGTCGTCGTCGAGTTGCTGGTCGAGTTGATGGAACACGCGATGAGTCACGCCGAGGACGACGAGGCGATGGCCGAGTTCGAGTCACAGATGCTCGACTTCGACGTGGCCGAGTTCGTGGAGACGTATCGGGCTCAGAGAGACTTCGAGTCCGAGCACGACTCGGCGGTCTGA
- the carB gene encoding carbamoyl-phosphate synthase large subunit produces MTASADDESPADPAASEDRTILLIGSGPIKIGQAAEFDYSGAQACRALQEEGARVVLVNSNPATIMTDPEMADKVYLEPINTEAIAEIIRKEKPDGVIAGLGGQTGLNVTAELAEEGVLDEHDVDVMGTPLDTIYATEDRDQFRQRMEAIDEPVPKSETIDDIDEVEDAVESVGGLPVIMRTTYTLGGQGSGVIGDMDELKEATRKGLSLSRDDRVMITESIDGWIELEYEVMRDADDSCIIICNMENIDPMGIHTGESIVVTPSQVIPDEGHQEMRDAALKVIRELGIQGGCNIQFAWHDDGTPGGEYRVVEVNPRVSRSSALASKATGYPIARVTAKVAMGKRLHEIENEITGQTTAAFEPAIDYIVTKVPRWPKDKFRDVEFELGPAMKSTGEAMAIGRTFEESLLKALRSSEYDPAVDWDDVSDDELEEKWLTRPTPDRTYAIFEAFERGYTVGEINDLTEIREWYLERYKRVADAAEAAAAGEFALAAEEGFTDHEITAIAGGEFNDTHASWLPDRDESNQVSAGEVQTDGAGVTVDDVDAETADRTFKQVDTCAGEFAASTPYYYSSREPLSGLGRDEVQVDRDVESVVVVGGGPIRIGQGVEFDYCSVHAVQALEAMGIDAHVVNNNPETVSTDYDTSDGLFFEPITAEEVADVVEATNADGVMVQFGGQTSVDIGEPLEAELDRRDLDCSVMGTSVEAMDLAEDRDRFNQLMDELGIAQAEGGTATSEQEALEIARDIGYPVLVRPSYVLGGRAMDVVYNDEDLKTYIEEAVRVSPDKPILIDDFLADAVELDVDAVADGEDVLIGGIMEHVETAGVHSGDSACMIPPRSLSEETLTRVREVTEDIATALDTVGLLNVQLAVRDGTVYVLEANPRSSRTVPFVSKATGVPIAKLAAKVMAGATLEELDVDEQIPDQVSVKEVVLPFDRLPGSDPRLGPEMKSTGEVMGTAGSFGKAYQKAQMAVGKAIPLEGNAIVDLPVIGFEDHFDVTDLEDADVEAVKQRLRDGEVDLVVSRNREVLEVCVEETITYFSTIESAEAALEAIESADQPLNVQDIAARPKDRRDWGSF; encoded by the coding sequence ATGACAGCGAGTGCAGACGACGAGAGTCCGGCGGACCCGGCGGCGTCCGAGGACAGGACGATACTGCTCATCGGGAGCGGCCCGATCAAGATCGGGCAGGCCGCGGAGTTCGACTACTCCGGCGCGCAGGCCTGCCGCGCGCTCCAAGAGGAAGGTGCGCGAGTCGTCCTCGTCAACTCGAACCCGGCGACCATCATGACGGACCCGGAGATGGCCGACAAGGTGTACCTCGAACCCATCAACACCGAGGCCATCGCCGAAATCATCAGGAAGGAGAAACCCGACGGCGTCATCGCCGGACTGGGCGGCCAGACTGGACTGAACGTCACCGCGGAACTCGCCGAGGAGGGCGTCCTCGACGAACACGACGTGGACGTGATGGGGACGCCGCTGGATACCATCTACGCCACCGAGGACCGCGACCAGTTCCGCCAGCGGATGGAAGCCATCGACGAACCGGTCCCCAAGTCCGAAACCATCGACGACATCGACGAGGTGGAGGACGCCGTCGAGTCGGTCGGTGGCCTGCCGGTCATCATGCGGACCACCTACACACTCGGCGGACAGGGGTCGGGCGTCATCGGCGACATGGACGAACTGAAGGAGGCCACGCGGAAGGGCCTCAGCCTCTCGCGGGACGACCGTGTGATGATTACCGAGTCCATCGACGGCTGGATAGAACTGGAGTACGAGGTGATGCGGGACGCCGACGACTCCTGTATCATCATCTGCAACATGGAGAACATCGACCCGATGGGCATCCACACCGGGGAGTCCATCGTCGTGACGCCCTCGCAGGTCATCCCCGACGAGGGGCACCAAGAGATGCGCGACGCCGCGCTGAAGGTCATCCGCGAACTCGGGATTCAGGGTGGCTGTAACATCCAGTTCGCGTGGCACGACGACGGCACGCCTGGCGGCGAGTACCGCGTCGTCGAGGTCAACCCGCGCGTCTCCCGCTCCTCCGCACTCGCGTCGAAGGCGACCGGCTACCCCATCGCCCGCGTCACGGCGAAGGTGGCGATGGGCAAGCGACTCCACGAAATCGAGAACGAGATTACCGGCCAGACAACCGCGGCCTTCGAACCGGCCATCGACTACATCGTGACGAAGGTGCCCCGGTGGCCCAAAGACAAGTTCCGCGACGTCGAGTTCGAGTTGGGGCCGGCGATGAAATCGACCGGCGAGGCGATGGCCATCGGCCGGACATTCGAGGAGTCGCTGTTGAAGGCACTCCGGAGTTCCGAGTACGACCCGGCCGTCGACTGGGACGACGTGAGCGACGACGAACTCGAAGAGAAGTGGCTCACACGGCCGACACCCGACCGGACCTACGCCATCTTCGAGGCGTTCGAGCGCGGCTACACCGTCGGGGAAATCAACGACCTGACCGAAATCCGGGAGTGGTACCTCGAACGCTACAAGCGCGTCGCCGACGCCGCCGAGGCCGCCGCTGCGGGCGAGTTCGCCCTCGCCGCCGAGGAAGGGTTCACCGACCACGAGATTACCGCCATCGCGGGCGGCGAGTTCAACGACACCCACGCCTCGTGGCTCCCGGACCGCGACGAGTCCAATCAGGTCAGTGCTGGCGAGGTACAGACGGACGGTGCGGGCGTCACCGTGGACGATGTAGACGCCGAGACGGCCGACCGGACGTTCAAACAGGTCGACACCTGCGCCGGGGAGTTCGCCGCCTCGACGCCGTACTACTACTCCTCACGGGAACCGCTCTCGGGACTCGGCCGCGACGAGGTACAGGTCGACCGCGACGTAGAAAGCGTCGTCGTCGTCGGCGGTGGTCCCATCCGCATCGGGCAGGGCGTGGAGTTCGACTACTGTTCGGTCCACGCCGTGCAAGCCCTCGAAGCGATGGGCATCGACGCCCACGTCGTCAACAACAACCCCGAAACTGTCTCGACGGACTACGACACCAGCGACGGTCTGTTCTTCGAGCCGATTACCGCCGAGGAGGTTGCCGACGTGGTCGAGGCCACGAACGCCGACGGCGTGATGGTCCAGTTCGGCGGCCAGACATCCGTCGACATCGGCGAACCGCTCGAAGCCGAACTCGACCGCCGTGACCTCGACTGCTCGGTCATGGGCACCTCCGTGGAGGCGATGGACCTCGCGGAGGACCGCGACCGCTTCAACCAGTTGATGGACGAACTCGGCATCGCACAGGCCGAGGGTGGGACCGCGACCTCGGAGCAGGAAGCCCTCGAAATCGCGCGCGACATCGGCTATCCCGTCCTCGTGCGCCCCTCCTACGTCCTCGGCGGCCGCGCGATGGACGTGGTGTACAACGACGAGGACCTCAAGACGTACATCGAGGAAGCCGTCCGTGTCTCGCCGGACAAGCCCATCCTCATCGACGACTTCCTCGCCGACGCCGTGGAACTGGACGTCGACGCCGTCGCCGACGGCGAGGACGTCCTCATCGGCGGCATCATGGAACACGTCGAGACGGCGGGCGTCCACTCCGGGGACTCGGCCTGCATGATTCCGCCGCGGTCGCTCTCCGAGGAGACGCTGACCCGCGTCCGCGAAGTCACCGAGGACATCGCCACCGCGCTCGATACGGTCGGCCTGCTGAACGTCCAACTCGCCGTCCGCGACGGCACGGTGTACGTGCTGGAAGCCAACCCCCGGTCCTCGCGGACCGTCCCGTTCGTCTCGAAGGCGACGGGCGTCCCCATCGCCAAACTCGCCGCGAAGGTGATGGCCGGCGCGACCCTCGAAGAACTGGACGTGGACGAGCAGATTCCCGACCAAGTCTCCGTCAAAGAGGTCGTCCTCCCGTTCGACCGCCTGCCGGGCAGTGACCCCCGTCTCGGTCCGGAGATGAAATCGACGGGTGAGGTCATGGGCACCGCCGGGTCGTTCGGGAAGGCCTACCAGAAGGCTCAGATGGCCGTCGGCAAGGCGATTCCCCTCGAAGGCAACGCCATCGTCGACCTCCCGGTCATCGGCTTCGAGGACCACTTCGACGTGACCGACCTCGAAGACGCCGACGTGGAGGCCGTCAAGCAACGCCTACGCGACGGCGAGGTGGACCTCGTCGTCTCGCGCAACCGCGAAGTGCTGGAGGTC